ACTGGAGGAACTGGATAATCACGATTTCACGCGATTCAAGTATCGCATTGCCAGTTAATCTTTTGCGTTAGCTCGCTGTCATTTGCCTGGTCTAATTTGCAATGATTTAGATGTGGGAAAGATAAGTTATTAGTGAAAATCACTATGTGCAACGGTCTTAAATCGAGTGGGTGATTGGCGCGTCAAATCCGGATTGAACAAGCAGCGGGTTGCCGATCTGGAGAATCGGCAAAGGCAGCACGGCAGCCTTCAGAAGCGGTCTGTGACCGCTGTGGCAAATCGGAATTTGCCACCCCCTTCCTGGCTTTGATTAAAACCTGACCCACTCAGTTTGAAAGAGAGCCAAAAACAATTATAGCGAATCTTACGCAAAGCCTTGTGTAAGATTTTCTCTTTGTCTATCAGTAACTTAGCCGAATCTTACACAATCTTACACAGGACAATGTGTAAGATTTTCTCTTTGTCTAACAGCAACTTAGCCGAATCTTACACAAAATATCGACCCTCCACCCCCCCCCCCGTCCGGGGTTGACAGGGTTGGTGGCCATTGTGCGAGGGGGAGCAAAGGACTGGGATTGGGCGTAAATGCTGCAGGAGAGAGGGAAGAGGATATCAAGTAAATTAATAATATAATATAAATATATGTAATATATAAGATATATAAATATATGAAATATAACTATATAAGCCTTATTCAGCAGGACCAGGATTGCATCCCTCCCCCACTGGCTCCGGCTCTGGGGCGAAGGTCGATATTTTGTGTAAGATTCGGCTAACTTATTGTGGGACAGTGCGTAAATCTTACACAATGTCCTGTGTAAGATTGTGTAAGATTCACTTTTGATATGCTTAACTGGTTGACCAGTATGCTGTTAATCTTACACATTGTCCATCTGTGGCTGCCACGCGGATCAAATATAATGTGGAATGTAGAATGTACAATGTAGATTTGGCCCGCTGATCATTATTCATTCTTCATTTTTTCATTCTTCCTTGAACTGGGTAACCCACTATCCATGGAGGGGAAGTTTCCCAAACGGCAAGCGCCCGCCACTCACTTACCACCCCTCCGGCAACCGCCCGATCGGCGATTGGTCGGCGGGAGATGGGGCAATGGACAATGAATGATGAATAACAAAGAAATTGGGTTGTGGCGTGGTGGCGTGGTTGATTGTAGCCGGAGGATTCCAAAGCTCTGCAAACCTGCTCCAGTTTGGCACGCCAAAAGGCGGAGGATCGGAATCCTCCGGCCACAGTGTAATCGTCCGGCTACAGCAGGGAGCAGGGGACAACGGCCGTAACGCGGTAGAAGAAGGCGTCTCCCGGCAGGGCTTGGGTCCAGTAGAGGTTGGTGGTTTTGCCGACGAGTGTGAAGGTCCCGCCCAGGACTTTCAAGGCGCCCAATGTCCAGTTGTAGGAGGCGCAGGTGACAACGCGGCCTGAAGTTATTGCCAGGAAATAGCTGTTGTTGAGCAAGGCCACTTCCAGTTCGTGGAAATTCTCGTTATGATAGACATAGCTGCTGATGCCGTCAAAGATGACCTTGCCCGTTCCTTCGATTAAGGCGGTTGGGCTGACGTAGTTGTACCAGCTGTTGCGAACGTTCATCACGGCGGGGGCCGCGAAATAACCGGACGAAAGGCTGAAACTGCCGTTGATGTCCAGGTTTGAGCTTGCGTTGACGGTGTTGGCGCTGGTCTTGTTGATCGTCAGGTTGTGCAGATTGGCGCCGGCGACATGGGACAGCTCGACATCCGCGCCACCGTACATCTCCAGGGTGTTGCCGTAGGGGGGTGAAGGCCGTGTTCAGGACCACGAATGGCCCATTGACGCGGATGGTGCCGCCTGTAATGGCCTCATCCAGGGTATGATCGGGCCAGATCTTGATGCCCCGGTTCTTGAAATCCAGCGTGCCGCCGCTCATCGTGAGCTTGGAAGTTCCGCTGTAGCACCAATAGGAGTTGTCCGCTCCGCCGAAGACGTTGAATTCGCCTCCATAGATGTAGATCTCGCCGGCAAAATCAACCCAGCGGCTGGTTCCGGAATTGGTGAGATTGATCGTTCCGCCGGCATTCAGATACCATTTCCCGGCGATGCGGTTGTCGATCAGATAACTGGCGGTGAAGGTGCCCTGCAAAACGTCCACCGCGCCGGCAGTCCAGTCATATTGGGCGCAGGTGACCACGGTTGAGGAGTCGTTCAGGCGCAAAGCTCCGCCGCTCTTGTTCACTTCCAGGATATGGAAGTCTTCCGAAAAAGTGACGTACTGATGGCTGCTGCCGTTGAAGACCACCCGGGACGAACTTTCCCAGAAATCTTCGGGCCCCGCCGCGTTTGTCCAATCGCCGGCGACCGTGATCGTGTATGGGCCAGCGACCAGTCCCGCTCCCCCGATCCAGAGATTCCCTTTCACGGTCAGGTTTGTTTCCAGGACTGTCGCCATGTATTGATTGTAGAAGGAAATGTTGTTCAGGTAGCCGAGGGAGTTGTTCATGATTAGGGAACCGTAGATGTTCTCATCGTTGTTTACGGTTACATTTACAGCTGGCAGCGTGAGTGTGGCGCCGCTTTGGACAGTGATGGCGCCGCAGGTCGCGTTGCTCGAGATATAGGGGCTGTAGGCCGTTCCGGATGGGATCACCGCGTGATGGGTGGAGTTGGGGATGCGGCTCAGGCTCCAATTGTTGTTGGTGTGCCAGTATTGGCTGAAGCTGCCCGTCCAGGTGTTGGTTTCCCGGAGTTGGCCGCCATCCGGATCAAAGTTTCAAGAGTGCGTTTCGCCGGGATCCCAACCCAAAGGAAGTTCATTGTCGGAACGCTCTTCCGGGGCCACAGCCCCCAGAAACACGAAACCAGCCAGCAATGCCAGTGCCAGCAAGGCCTTGATGCTTATTCTTGCTTTTATTTCCTGCTCCTTTTGCCCAATAGCCAAGGGCAAAGTTTTTGTTTTATTTGCGGACTCCCTTATCGGTAAAACCCTGCCTTGATCAGGGATCGGGGACCACCGCGGTCACCCGGTAGAAATAGCTGGGTTGCGTGGCTTCCTGCTGCCAATAGTTGAAAGCCGTGCCCCCCACCAGGCTGTAGGTGCCGTCGGGCGTGGCGCTGCGCCAGATCTTGAACTCAGTGACCGGCAGCGGATAGGTCCAGTCCAGCCGGATCTGGTTGACGGACGGGACGTGGCTGATGGCCAGGTCATAGATGGGAGGGACGTCCGTACCCTGCCAGAAGACGCGGTTGAAAGCGTCGTCCTCATTGCCCGGGCCGCCAAAAGCGCCGCTCCACCCGGCAAAGAAGACGCTGCCCTGGTCCACGCTCTTGGATACGTTGTAAGTTCCGGTGCTGGTGGGGAAGCTGGCGCCGGTGATATTGAAATTCTGGGCGTTGTTGATGATCAGCAGCCGGCCGGTGCTCATTCCGTTGCGGAAGGTGCAGTGGTTGAGGCTGTAACTGGCGTGCACGAGTGCGCCATACTTGATGTTGACCCCGCTGCGGTTCATGTATTCGAAGATGGCGTAAGACGCGGCGATGGTGCCTCCGCTTTCGATGCTCAGGGCGTAATACTGCCCGGCGCTGTTGTGGGTGATGGTGGCAGGTTGGGTCGGGCCGCCCAGGACCTCCAGGTATCCGCCGGCATTGACCGTCAGGCTTTTGCCGTGCGAGAGCGACAGGGTGGA
The DNA window shown above is from Candidatus Syntrophosphaera sp. and carries:
- a CDS encoding carbohydrate-binding domain-containing protein, encoding MIPSGTAYSPYISSNATCGAITVQSGATLTLPAVNVTVNNDENIYGSLIMNNSLGYLNNISFYNQYMATVLETNLTVKGNLWIGGAGLVAGPYTITVAGDWTNAAGPEDFWESSSRVVFNGSSHQYVTFSEDFHILEVNKSGGALRLNDSSTVVTCAQYDWTAGAVDVLQGTFTASYLIDNRIAGKWYLNAGGTINLTNSGTSRWVDFAGEIYIYGGEFNVFGGADNSYWCYSGTSKLTMSGGTLDFKNRGIKIWPDHTLDEAITGGTIRVNGPFVVLNTAFTPLRQHPGDVRWRGCRAVPCRRRQSAQPDDQQDQRQHRQRKLKPGHQRQFQPFVRLFRGPRRDERSQQLVQLRQPNRLNRRNGQGHL